In Blautia sp. SC05B48, a single genomic region encodes these proteins:
- a CDS encoding Gfo/Idh/MocA family protein yields MLRVGVIGCGGMGRDHIRRLTEKIQGAEVVAVSDVFEESARKAAEICGAKVYADSKELINAENVDAVFIVSPGFAHVDSLLQAIEAGKRIFCEKPLCTTAEDCLKVVKAEEAAGKHLIQLGFMRRYDKGYQQIKEALATGEYGEPLILHCTHRNPEVGTNYNTPMAVHDTAIHEIDVLHWLVDDEYESAQVVMPRVTKYSHSELKDPQIMMLRTKKGVCIDVEVFVNCKFGYDINCEVVCEDGALKMAQPAYPSIRKNAAVSTAIDTDCFVRFKDAYDKEVQDWVDNAEAGVITGPNAWDGYLAAITADALVKAQETGQIEKIVTAVEKPEFYK; encoded by the coding sequence ATGTTAAGAGTAGGAGTTATCGGATGCGGCGGAATGGGAAGAGATCATATCAGAAGACTGACAGAGAAGATCCAGGGAGCAGAAGTAGTAGCTGTTTCCGATGTATTTGAGGAAAGTGCCAGGAAAGCAGCCGAGATCTGCGGAGCAAAAGTCTATGCAGACAGTAAGGAGCTCATCAATGCAGAGAACGTAGATGCAGTATTTATCGTATCTCCGGGCTTCGCACATGTAGATTCTCTTCTTCAGGCAATTGAGGCCGGTAAGAGGATTTTCTGTGAGAAACCATTATGTACAACTGCTGAGGACTGCCTGAAAGTAGTAAAGGCAGAGGAGGCAGCCGGCAAACACCTCATCCAGCTTGGATTTATGAGACGCTATGACAAGGGATACCAGCAGATCAAGGAAGCACTTGCAACAGGAGAGTACGGCGAGCCGCTAATCCTTCACTGTACACACAGAAATCCGGAGGTAGGTACCAATTACAACACACCAATGGCTGTGCACGATACCGCAATCCATGAGATCGATGTTCTTCACTGGCTTGTAGATGATGAGTATGAATCAGCACAGGTAGTAATGCCAAGAGTGACGAAATATTCCCACTCTGAGCTGAAAGATCCGCAGATCATGATGCTTCGTACTAAAAAAGGTGTGTGCATTGATGTAGAAGTATTTGTAAACTGCAAGTTCGGATATGATATCAATTGTGAAGTTGTATGCGAGGACGGTGCACTGAAAATGGCACAGCCGGCTTACCCGTCTATCCGCAAGAATGCGGCAGTGTCCACTGCTATTGACACAGACTGCTTCGTAAGATTTAAAGACGCTTATGATAAAGAGGTTCAGGATTGGGTTGATAATGCAGAGGCAGGAGTGATCACAGGACCGAATGCATGGGATGGATACCTGGCAGCGATCACTGCAGATGCTCTTGTAAAAGCGCAGGAAACCGGACAGATCGAGAAAATCGTTACAGCAGTTGAGAAGCCGGAATTTTATAAATAA
- a CDS encoding O-acetylhomoserine aminocarboxypropyltransferase/cysteine synthase family protein yields the protein MSDYNLETKCIHSGYTPSKGEPCALPVYQSTTYKYDTTDEMGQLFDLKADGYFYTRLQNPTNDAVAAKIADLEGGVAAILTSSGQAANFYAVFNICEAGDHVVAASTIYGGTFNLLAVTFKKLGIDCTFVDTDATEEEIAAAFKPNTKVLFAETIANPALVVLDIEKFAHVAHQNGVPLIVDNTFATPVNCRPFEWGADIVTHSTTKYMDGHAVQVGGAIVDSGNFDWDAYGHKYHGLTEPDESYHGVIYTKQFGKKAYITKATSQLMRDLGSIPSPMNCFLLNLGLETLPLRVERHCSNAQKIAEYLNAHEKVSHVNYAGLPEDKYHALAQKYMKDGRTCGVISFELTGGRDAAVRFMDSLKLATIATHVAASITMVLHPASHTHRQMNDEQLVEAGVSPGMIRLSIGIENVDDIIKDLDQALKNA from the coding sequence ATGAGCGACTATAATTTAGAGACTAAATGTATCCACTCCGGCTATACCCCATCCAAAGGCGAGCCCTGTGCACTTCCTGTCTATCAGAGCACCACTTACAAATATGACACCACCGACGAAATGGGCCAGTTATTTGATCTGAAGGCAGACGGATATTTTTACACCCGTCTCCAGAACCCTACCAACGATGCCGTAGCCGCAAAGATCGCAGATCTGGAAGGCGGTGTTGCTGCAATCCTGACTTCTTCCGGACAGGCAGCCAACTTCTACGCAGTTTTTAATATCTGTGAGGCAGGCGATCACGTTGTTGCCGCTTCTACCATTTACGGAGGAACCTTCAACCTTCTTGCCGTCACCTTCAAGAAACTTGGCATTGACTGCACCTTTGTTGATACCGATGCAACAGAAGAAGAGATCGCTGCCGCATTTAAACCGAACACAAAGGTTCTCTTTGCAGAAACCATCGCTAATCCGGCTCTGGTCGTCCTGGACATCGAGAAATTTGCACACGTTGCACACCAGAACGGCGTGCCTCTTATTGTGGATAACACCTTTGCCACACCGGTAAACTGCCGTCCCTTCGAGTGGGGTGCAGATATCGTTACCCACTCCACCACCAAATATATGGACGGACATGCCGTTCAGGTAGGCGGCGCCATTGTCGACAGCGGTAACTTCGACTGGGATGCCTACGGCCATAAATATCACGGCCTGACAGAGCCGGATGAATCCTATCACGGCGTCATCTATACAAAGCAGTTCGGAAAAAAAGCTTACATCACTAAGGCTACTTCCCAGCTGATGCGTGATCTGGGTTCTATTCCGTCTCCGATGAACTGCTTCCTTCTGAACCTTGGTCTGGAAACGCTTCCGCTGCGTGTTGAACGCCATTGCTCCAACGCCCAGAAAATTGCAGAATACCTGAACGCACACGAAAAGGTTTCTCATGTAAATTACGCAGGACTTCCGGAGGATAAATATCACGCACTGGCTCAGAAATATATGAAGGATGGTCGTACCTGCGGCGTTATCTCCTTTGAACTGACCGGTGGCCGTGATGCAGCAGTCCGTTTTATGGACAGTCTGAAGCTTGCCACCATCGCAACTCACGTTGCCGCCTCCATCACTATGGTCCTTCACCCAGCCAGCCATACACATCGCCAGATGAACGACGAGCAGTTGGTTGAAGCAGGAGTTTCTCCTGGAATGATCCGTCTTTCCATCGGTATCGAAAATGTGGATGATATTATCAAAGATCTGGATCAGGCACTGAAAAATGCATAA
- a CDS encoding GGGtGRT protein: MALFESYERRIDKINSVLNSYGIASIEEAEKITKDAGLNVYDQIKGIQPICFENACWAYTVGAAIAIKKGCRRAADAAAAIGEGLQAFCIPGSVADTRKVGLGHGNLGKMLLEEETDCFCFLAGHESFAAAEGAIGIAEKANKVRKKPLRVILNGLGKDAAQIISRINGFTYVETEYDPYKNEVKEVFRKSYSEGLRAKVNCYGANSVPEGVAIMWKEGVDVSITGNSTNPTRFQHPVAGTYKKECNEKGKKYFSVASGGGTGRTLHPDNMAAGPASYGMTDTLGRMHSDAQFAGSSSVPAHVEMMGLIGAGNNPMVGMTVAVAVSVQEAADAGKF; this comes from the coding sequence ATGGCTTTATTTGAATCATATGAGAGACGAATTGACAAGATCAATTCTGTTTTAAACAGCTATGGAATCGCTTCTATCGAAGAAGCTGAGAAAATCACTAAAGACGCAGGACTGAACGTTTACGATCAGATCAAAGGCATTCAGCCGATCTGCTTCGAGAACGCTTGTTGGGCTTACACAGTAGGTGCAGCTATCGCGATCAAAAAAGGCTGCAGAAGAGCCGCTGACGCAGCAGCAGCTATCGGAGAAGGCCTTCAGGCTTTCTGTATCCCGGGATCCGTTGCAGACACACGTAAAGTAGGTCTTGGACATGGAAACCTTGGAAAGATGCTTCTTGAGGAAGAGACAGACTGCTTCTGCTTCCTTGCAGGACATGAGTCTTTCGCAGCAGCTGAGGGTGCGATCGGTATCGCAGAGAAAGCAAACAAGGTTCGTAAAAAACCTCTTCGTGTTATCCTGAATGGTCTTGGAAAAGATGCTGCTCAGATCATCTCCCGTATCAACGGCTTTACATATGTAGAGACAGAGTATGATCCATATAAGAACGAGGTTAAGGAAGTATTCCGTAAATCCTATTCTGAGGGACTTCGTGCAAAGGTTAACTGCTACGGCGCTAACAGCGTTCCGGAAGGTGTTGCGATCATGTGGAAAGAGGGCGTTGACGTTTCCATCACAGGAAACTCCACAAACCCGACTCGTTTCCAGCATCCGGTAGCAGGAACATACAAAAAAGAGTGCAACGAGAAAGGCAAAAAATACTTCTCCGTTGCTTCCGGCGGTGGTACAGGACGTACACTTCATCCGGACAACATGGCAGCAGGTCCTGCTTCCTACGGTATGACTGATACACTTGGACGTATGCATTCTGACGCTCAGTTCGCAGGATCTTCTTCCGTACCGGCTCACGTAGAGATGATGGGTCTTATCGGCGCTGGAAACAACCCGATGGTTGGTATGACAGTTGCTGTAGCTGTTTCCGTACAGGAAGCTGCAGACGCTGGCAAGTTCTAA